A genome region from Bacillota bacterium includes the following:
- a CDS encoding type II toxin-antitoxin system Phd/YefM family antitoxin, with protein sequence MIVTTTELQNSFGKYLKFSETEDIIITKNGKRVAMLVPYKENISKNKSNEKGDRNEESKYSEENK encoded by the coding sequence ATGATTGTTACCACTACGGAATTACAGAATAGTTTCGGTAAATACCTTAAGTTTTCGGAAACGGAGGACATTATAATTACCAAAAACGGAAAAAGGGTAGCCATGCTAGTGCCATATAAGGAAAATATATCTAAGAATAAATCTAATGAAAAGGGTGATCGTAATGAAGAAAGCAAGTATAGTGAAGAAAATAAAT
- a CDS encoding GGDEF domain-containing protein produces MIRKVKDIMVRDFIKIDALCRVGRIQEIALEKGYDCFPVVEGDRIIGVLTTQELIKAHSNRIAADAVSNKYEVISLDANLWTAEEIIKQKKINILLVKEDEEICGIITKHLLDAELGKHVDLLTGLYRSDYIYYKAVELVKEDMDFSIIFLDINNFGHINKTYGHVKGDIILQEVSILLKKSIPSDAYLCRFAGDEFIVLIPYNIKDSISIANKLVDVVLCHKFQNNILVTISAGIAGKNKYNIKLHSAYSVVTNIINTASLASSKAKAEKSKISIAGNFKSDEIA; encoded by the coding sequence ATGATTAGAAAAGTTAAAGATATTATGGTGAGGGATTTTATTAAGATTGATGCCCTTTGTAGAGTGGGCAGAATACAGGAAATAGCTTTAGAAAAAGGATATGATTGTTTTCCGGTGGTTGAGGGTGATAGAATAATTGGAGTTTTGACCACTCAAGAACTAATAAAAGCTCATTCCAACAGAATTGCTGCTGATGCTGTATCGAATAAATACGAAGTTATATCTCTTGATGCCAACTTATGGACAGCAGAAGAGATAATAAAACAAAAAAAGATTAATATTTTACTTGTAAAAGAAGATGAAGAAATATGCGGTATTATTACAAAACACCTTCTTGATGCTGAATTGGGAAAACATGTCGACCTGCTGACAGGGCTTTACAGGAGTGATTATATATATTATAAGGCAGTAGAACTTGTAAAAGAGGATATGGACTTTTCCATCATTTTTTTAGATATTAATAATTTTGGGCATATAAACAAAACATATGGCCATGTAAAGGGAGATATTATATTACAGGAAGTCAGCATATTGCTTAAAAAAAGTATTCCTAGCGATGCTTATTTATGTAGGTTTGCGGGAGATGAATTTATTGTATTAATTCCATATAATATAAAAGATTCTATATCTATTGCAAATAAGCTGGTTGATGTTGTATTATGCCATAAATTTCAAAACAATATATTAGTTACTATCTCAGCTGGGATAGCAGGAAAAAACAAATATAATATAAAATTACACAGTGCATATTCGGTTGTTACAAATATCATAAATACTGCCAGTCTTGCTTCTTCAAAAGCAAAGGCTGAGAAAAGTAAAATAAGTATAGCAGGTAATTTTAAATCAGATGAAATTGCTTAA
- a CDS encoding FAD-dependent thymidylate synthase, protein MRVEYLGTKGTWREVADSANTTINRESGTKEPSSQWKRRMLLCEHSPIRQLFIKCKWYDLKYWISVHFVRHKIGIEHWVRSQREDRTGIDRDGLPQANTVEHEILANAQAMINISRKRLCNQASKETREAWKAVLEAIKEEQPELYKVCVPDCIYRGWCYEFHSCGYHKTKEYQERLKEYREGINP, encoded by the coding sequence ATGAGAGTAGAATATTTAGGTACAAAAGGAACGTGGCGTGAGGTTGCAGATTCGGCAAACACTACAATAAACCGGGAATCGGGTACAAAGGAGCCTTCATCCCAGTGGAAAAGACGGATGCTTCTCTGTGAACATTCTCCAATACGCCAGCTATTTATTAAATGCAAATGGTATGACTTAAAATATTGGATATCGGTGCATTTTGTAAGGCATAAAATTGGTATTGAACACTGGGTGAGGAGCCAAAGAGAAGACCGTACCGGCATTGACCGGGATGGACTACCCCAGGCAAATACTGTTGAGCATGAGATTCTTGCCAATGCCCAGGCTATGATAAATATTTCAAGGAAGAGGCTTTGTAACCAGGCGTCCAAAGAAACAAGAGAAGCGTGGAAAGCTGTGCTGGAAGCTATAAAAGAGGAACAGCCTGAATTGTACAAGGTATGTGTGCCTGATTGTATTTACAGGGGCTGGTGCTATGAATTTCATTCCTGTGGGTACCATAAAACAAAAGAATACCAGGAAAGACTTAAGGAATACAGGGAAGGAATTAACCCGTAA
- a CDS encoding AraC family transcriptional regulator codes for MRTLANLDLKKRYIFFFVLVSIVPIIIIMLLLYIPVKNLFKDEVIRSDSLKTRQLRDIMDVRTTEIYNIAVQISIDKRVKEFLYVKSPLDHIGNFYINDVSQIIKNYRAGNNFVSFIAIYFKQGCIVVTDEGKYQDDYFFENILRYEGMEPLEVKELMSRTYYNEYLPIKNISSAATINGKYVTYIQSIPIGEKNAPVNIIMLIEEKNMLAMVGETNIEHKRQLTIVKEDGEIIFSKGGGEDLLPEILQKTFSDEGSYVLQTPGLSSVVVSYAKSNAKNWIYVVITNMDSIISKVNKIRNFTILIVLIAVAIAVSLSVMMADLSYSPWKNLTKYITSVYNKTDNNKKYEDEYRFAIDTIENLLSEKRKLQDDMDKNQNYMMNNILMNICTGKVLSNDLISKIEVFLPYKLYCVIMADFESSEHLKMSISQFIFRYIGIFYSGCRLYSFIDEKERLCLVLNITSYDTNTIIQKIKHVRDAVSNHFGITIYIGVGNVYEGVDKLHITFKESKKSLEYCLLKGNDPVVYFPEIEKYIFSSLNLPVHSGNPLLNSVKIGDFNTCFSLLNEYFENIVNNAGDASVHYMYCLFYNFVGVILKACEEINVDFEVVFKQSPEQILDIDKYRNSRQMIDSVYSIYRQLCDYVQNNKSSQNISLKKRIEKILYESYSNKNFSLVELADNLGYSSSYLSRFIKQEFGTGFGDLLNNIRLEKAKHMLSAGLKQIGEISDAAGYTSINSFIRTFKRVEGITPKQYRDMMYAEINAEKLSAH; via the coding sequence TTGAGGACTTTAGCAAATTTGGATTTAAAGAAACGGTATATATTCTTTTTTGTTTTGGTATCTATTGTACCCATTATTATAATTATGTTGCTATTGTATATACCTGTAAAAAATTTGTTTAAGGATGAAGTTATCCGTTCCGATAGCCTTAAAACAAGGCAATTAAGAGATATTATGGACGTAAGGACAACAGAAATATATAATATTGCCGTCCAAATATCTATTGATAAACGAGTAAAAGAATTTCTTTATGTAAAATCCCCTCTTGACCATATAGGTAATTTTTATATTAACGATGTTTCACAGATAATAAAGAACTACAGGGCAGGAAATAATTTTGTTAGTTTTATAGCTATTTATTTCAAACAAGGCTGTATAGTTGTTACAGATGAAGGTAAGTATCAAGATGATTATTTTTTTGAAAATATATTAAGATATGAAGGCATGGAGCCTTTAGAAGTAAAGGAGTTAATGTCCCGAACTTACTATAACGAATACCTTCCTATTAAGAATATAAGCAGTGCAGCTACAATAAACGGCAAATACGTGACATACATTCAATCAATCCCTATTGGTGAAAAAAATGCACCTGTAAATATCATAATGCTAATTGAAGAAAAGAATATGCTGGCTATGGTCGGTGAAACTAATATTGAACATAAAAGACAATTAACAATTGTAAAAGAGGATGGAGAGATCATTTTTTCAAAAGGTGGAGGAGAAGACCTATTACCGGAAATTTTACAGAAAACATTTTCTGATGAAGGCTCTTATGTATTACAAACACCAGGCCTCTCAAGTGTTGTTGTATCTTATGCAAAATCTAATGCCAAGAACTGGATATATGTTGTTATAACAAATATGGATAGCATAATATCCAAGGTAAATAAAATAAGGAACTTTACTATTTTAATTGTTCTAATTGCTGTGGCAATTGCCGTATCCTTGTCGGTAATGATGGCAGATTTAAGTTATTCACCATGGAAGAACCTGACGAAATATATCACAAGTGTATATAATAAAACTGATAATAATAAAAAGTATGAGGATGAGTACCGGTTTGCAATAGATACAATAGAGAATCTATTAAGTGAAAAAAGGAAGCTTCAGGATGATATGGATAAAAACCAAAATTATATGATGAACAATATTCTTATGAACATTTGTACAGGTAAAGTTCTTTCAAATGATTTAATAAGTAAAATAGAAGTGTTCTTGCCATATAAGTTATATTGCGTGATTATGGCTGATTTTGAAAGTAGTGAGCATTTAAAGATGTCAATATCCCAGTTTATATTCAGGTATATAGGTATATTTTATTCCGGTTGTAGATTATATAGCTTTATAGATGAAAAAGAACGTTTATGCCTGGTGCTTAATATTACTTCTTATGATACCAATACAATAATTCAAAAGATAAAACATGTAAGAGATGCTGTTAGTAATCATTTTGGTATTACCATTTACATTGGTGTAGGAAATGTTTATGAAGGGGTAGATAAACTTCATATTACTTTCAAGGAATCCAAAAAATCATTGGAATATTGTTTACTCAAAGGAAATGACCCTGTAGTATATTTCCCTGAAATAGAGAAATATATTTTTTCATCTCTTAACCTGCCTGTACATTCCGGAAATCCATTGCTAAATTCAGTCAAAATTGGAGATTTTAATACTTGTTTCAGTTTACTCAATGAGTATTTTGAGAACATTGTAAATAACGCAGGTGATGCATCAGTGCATTATATGTATTGCCTGTTTTATAATTTTGTAGGCGTTATCCTGAAAGCTTGTGAAGAAATAAATGTAGATTTTGAGGTTGTATTTAAGCAAAGTCCCGAGCAAATTCTGGACATAGATAAGTATCGGAATTCAAGGCAAATGATAGACAGTGTGTATAGTATTTACAGGCAGCTGTGTGATTATGTACAAAACAATAAAAGTAGCCAAAATATTAGCCTTAAGAAACGGATAGAAAAAATATTATATGAAAGTTACTCCAACAAAAACTTTTCTCTTGTTGAGCTTGCTGACAATCTTGGCTATTCTTCATCCTATCTTAGTCGATTTATAAAACAAGAATTTGGAACGGGGTTTGGCGACCTTCTCAACAATATAAGACTTGAGAAGGCAAAGCATATGTTATCAGCAGGATTGAAACAAATTGGTGAAATTTCCGATGCAGCAGGATATACAAGCATTAATAGTTTTATTCGCACATTCAAACGAGTAGAGGGCATAACACCCAAACAATACCGGGATATGATGTACGCCGAGATAAATGCTGAAAAGCTTTCAGCACATTAA
- a CDS encoding sugar ABC transporter permease, with protein sequence MGLVILRINNIVLLKHSKLKQLKLKQEKGFQRFIKTLKKEKYLWILVLPGIIWYLIFAYGPMYGLVIAFERYSPARGILGGPWVGFKWFKQFFESQFFWRLIRNTLLLNIYSIIFSFPAPIILAIMLNEIKHGWYKKAAQTISYLPHFISTVIAVGMVVNFLSTDGFINNLISLLGGQRKQFLVMPEWFRTIYIASGIWQSAGWNSIIYLAAISGIDSQLYEAAIVDGATKLNQIWHITIPGILPTIIILLILNLGHILSVGYEKIILLYNPAVYETADVINTYVYRRGVAGGEFSFGTAVGLFQSVINFIMIILANKISRNLSEISLW encoded by the coding sequence ATGGGGTTGGTAATATTGAGAATAAATAATATAGTCTTATTAAAACATTCGAAATTGAAGCAGCTAAAATTAAAACAGGAAAAAGGCTTTCAAAGATTTATTAAAACATTAAAAAAAGAGAAGTACTTGTGGATACTTGTATTACCGGGTATAATATGGTATTTGATTTTTGCATATGGTCCTATGTACGGCCTTGTAATTGCCTTTGAAAGATACTCTCCGGCAAGAGGAATTTTAGGAGGGCCATGGGTAGGGTTTAAGTGGTTTAAACAGTTTTTTGAATCACAATTTTTCTGGCGTTTAATAAGAAATACTTTACTTCTTAATATATATAGCATAATATTTAGTTTCCCCGCACCAATAATTCTTGCCATTATGCTTAATGAAATAAAACATGGATGGTATAAGAAAGCTGCACAGACCATTAGTTATTTACCGCATTTTATATCTACTGTAATAGCAGTGGGAATGGTTGTTAACTTTTTGTCTACTGATGGTTTCATAAATAATTTGATTAGCTTATTAGGAGGGCAAAGAAAACAGTTTCTTGTTATGCCTGAATGGTTCAGGACAATATATATAGCTTCTGGTATATGGCAGTCTGCAGGATGGAATTCTATAATATATCTTGCTGCAATAAGTGGAATAGATAGTCAGTTATACGAAGCAGCTATAGTAGATGGAGCCACAAAATTAAATCAAATATGGCATATTACAATTCCAGGTATATTGCCAACTATAATTATTCTTTTAATACTTAACTTGGGGCACATCCTAAGCGTAGGATATGAAAAGATTATACTTTTGTATAACCCAGCTGTGTATGAAACAGCTGATGTAATAAATACATATGTATACAGGCGTGGTGTCGCTGGTGGGGAATTCAGCTTTGGAACTGCAGTGGGATTATTTCAATCAGTAATCAATTTTATTATGATTATTTTGGCAAATAAGATAAGCAGGAATTTAAGTGAAATCAGCTTGTGGTAA
- a CDS encoding carbohydrate ABC transporter permease, translating into MLKKLSIGDRIFYAIDYMFIALVICITLYPFVYILSCSISNPAAVAVGKVWLLPKGITFDAYRRVIEDRLVWISYKNTLWYVSVGTTINMLLTTITAYPLSRKRFSGRNPIMMFISFTMFFSGGMVPTYLLVKNLGLINSRWAIVIPVAISTWNLIIMRTFFEGIPESLYEAATIDGCNDIGILLKIYLSLSKPVMAVMVLFYAVSHWNSYFNAMLYLNKEELYPLQMLLRKILIQYEQSDLMADVMEGRDAVGQTIRYATIIISSLPIISVYPFLQKYFVKGVMIGAIKG; encoded by the coding sequence ATGTTAAAGAAGCTTTCAATAGGAGATAGAATATTTTATGCTATTGATTATATGTTTATTGCACTGGTTATATGCATTACGCTATACCCTTTTGTTTATATTCTCAGTTGCTCTATAAGTAATCCTGCTGCTGTTGCTGTAGGTAAAGTATGGTTATTGCCCAAAGGGATTACTTTCGATGCATATAGGAGGGTTATTGAGGATAGGTTAGTATGGATAAGCTATAAAAATACTCTCTGGTATGTTAGCGTAGGTACCACCATAAATATGTTACTTACAACCATTACTGCATACCCTCTTTCAAGGAAAAGGTTCAGCGGAAGGAATCCAATAATGATGTTTATTTCCTTTACAATGTTTTTTAGTGGGGGTATGGTCCCGACATATCTTCTCGTAAAAAATCTGGGATTGATTAATTCTCGATGGGCAATTGTAATTCCAGTTGCTATTAGTACATGGAATTTAATAATAATGCGTACCTTTTTTGAAGGCATACCAGAAAGTTTATACGAAGCTGCCACTATTGACGGTTGTAATGATATAGGAATTTTATTGAAAATTTACTTAAGCCTTTCGAAACCTGTTATGGCCGTTATGGTTCTATTTTATGCAGTAAGTCATTGGAACAGCTATTTTAATGCCATGCTATATTTAAATAAAGAAGAATTATATCCTCTTCAAATGCTGCTTAGAAAAATATTAATTCAGTATGAGCAAAGTGATTTGATGGCAGATGTTATGGAGGGGAGAGATGCAGTTGGACAGACCATACGTTATGCCACTATAATTATTTCTTCTCTTCCGATAATTAGTGTTTATCCTTTCTTGCAGAAATACTTCGTCAAAGGGGTTATGATAGGAGCAATAAAAGGGTAA
- a CDS encoding extracellular solute-binding protein, which translates to MFKRKLMVLISVILVLSMLLALTACSGKKAIGDGDKSSGSTDSSPKGDTSKNDSLKGSPMLPIVKDKLTLRILSPTRADIQLGNDMPVFQELEKRTNIHLEWEILPITNPDEKFNLIMASGDIPDIIGYSNTDLVLKYGMEGNLIPLQDLIKNYAPNIKKALDNPLQGEKLPYKMNVWGEITALDGNVYSIPCLTSSNAIGAVYGIREDWLKKLGLNIPETIDELYNVLKAFKERDPNSNGEQDEIPFIAGQGGKTNTILPIINAFGAHMDLYVDPATDTIKYGPIEESYKEGLAFLNKLYTEGLLEQDYLTATRDQWLSKAGGNKAGFMFVWPGSGFAASNAALQKLNPEFNFTPILPMKSKDGKRYKDSATAGRYVLYRTSISKSNKYPVETIKYLDYLFTEEATILVSYGIEGLHYNMVNGKPVYTDLITKNPEGIDPETARIKDGMFWQALPYQIGWDSHFQAMEKTAPWTIKAWELYRESGIVEAPMPTLMLSEEDHSTRIQISTEIKTYKEPMVDKFIMGVESLNKFDEYVNQIKKSGLDDLLKILNDAYSKYKQAGKN; encoded by the coding sequence ATGTTTAAAAGAAAATTAATGGTACTAATAAGTGTAATACTGGTATTATCCATGCTGCTAGCGCTTACAGCTTGCAGCGGGAAAAAAGCAATTGGTGACGGAGATAAGTCATCAGGTTCGACCGATAGTAGCCCTAAAGGAGATACTTCAAAGAATGACAGTTTAAAAGGTTCTCCAATGTTGCCAATAGTAAAAGATAAACTTACCTTAAGAATCCTTTCACCAACCCGTGCTGATATTCAGCTTGGCAACGATATGCCTGTATTCCAGGAACTTGAGAAAAGGACAAATATCCATCTTGAGTGGGAAATACTACCAATAACTAATCCTGACGAGAAATTTAATCTTATTATGGCATCTGGAGACATACCTGATATTATTGGGTACTCAAACACAGATTTGGTCCTTAAATATGGGATGGAAGGTAACCTTATACCATTGCAGGATTTAATTAAAAATTATGCTCCAAATATTAAAAAAGCCCTGGATAACCCTTTGCAAGGAGAGAAACTGCCTTATAAGATGAATGTTTGGGGAGAAATAACTGCCTTAGACGGAAATGTATATAGTATACCTTGTTTAACTTCATCTAACGCTATTGGAGCAGTATATGGGATACGTGAAGATTGGCTTAAAAAGCTGGGATTGAATATTCCGGAAACCATTGACGAGCTCTATAATGTGTTAAAAGCATTTAAAGAAAGAGATCCTAATAGTAATGGAGAACAGGATGAAATCCCCTTTATAGCAGGTCAAGGTGGCAAAACTAATACCATACTTCCTATCATAAACGCTTTTGGCGCCCATATGGATCTTTATGTAGACCCAGCTACTGATACAATAAAATATGGACCTATAGAAGAAAGTTATAAAGAAGGTTTGGCATTCCTTAATAAATTGTATACAGAAGGTTTACTAGAGCAAGACTACCTTACAGCTACAAGAGATCAGTGGCTTAGTAAGGCAGGTGGAAACAAGGCAGGATTTATGTTTGTATGGCCTGGAAGTGGATTTGCAGCGTCAAATGCTGCACTTCAAAAACTGAATCCTGAATTTAATTTTACTCCTATACTTCCTATGAAAAGTAAAGATGGAAAGAGATATAAAGATAGTGCTACTGCTGGAAGATATGTTCTTTACAGAACATCTATTTCCAAGTCAAACAAATATCCAGTAGAAACTATAAAATATCTGGATTATCTCTTTACTGAAGAGGCTACAATTCTGGTTAGCTATGGAATAGAAGGATTGCATTATAATATGGTTAATGGAAAACCGGTATATACTGATCTAATTACCAAGAACCCCGAAGGAATTGATCCTGAAACAGCAAGAATTAAAGACGGCATGTTCTGGCAAGCGCTTCCTTATCAGATTGGGTGGGATTCTCATTTCCAGGCTATGGAGAAAACTGCTCCCTGGACAATAAAAGCCTGGGAACTTTATAGAGAATCAGGGATTGTTGAAGCACCGATGCCAACGTTAATGCTTTCAGAAGAAGATCATTCCACAAGAATTCAGATTTCAACAGAAATTAAAACCTACAAAGAACCTATGGTAGATAAGTTTATTATGGGTGTTGAATCTCTGAATAAATTTGATGAATATGTAAATCAAATTAAGAAATCCGGACTAGATGACCTTCTTAAAATATTGAATGATGCATATAGTAAATATAAACAGGCAGGAAAGAATTAA
- a CDS encoding histidine--tRNA ligase, with translation MLVKAPKGTRDILPWEVYKWQYIEKVIAKLCRNFGYEEIRIPVFEYTELFQRGVGDTTDIVQKEMYTFQDKGGRSITLRPEGTAGVVRSYIENGMASLPQPVKLYYNITAYRHENVQKGRYREFNQFGVEVFGASGPSVDVEIISIVDVLFKRLGLKGIELDINSIGCPGCRREYNLKLKEFLKPLLGKLCNNCIERFERNPLRILDCKEEKCKQYVKDAPALLDNLCGECKAHFEGLRAGLDNLEINYNINKNIVRGLDYYTRTVFEFVSSNVGTQGTICGGGRYDGLVELFGGPKTPGIGFALGVERLLMEMESQGIEIAKPEGIDIYIAPIGDTADRYAEKLVYQLRSVGVNAEKDVMGRSLKAQMKYADKLGATYTVVIGDNEIESNRAVLKNMKTGEQKDVSLDSILNRLKNK, from the coding sequence ATGCTTGTAAAAGCTCCTAAAGGGACGCGGGATATTCTCCCGTGGGAAGTTTATAAATGGCAATATATAGAAAAAGTAATAGCAAAATTGTGCAGAAATTTTGGGTATGAGGAAATAAGGATTCCTGTTTTTGAATATACTGAATTGTTTCAAAGAGGTGTGGGAGATACAACCGATATAGTACAAAAGGAAATGTATACCTTCCAGGACAAAGGCGGAAGGAGCATAACCTTAAGGCCTGAAGGTACTGCAGGGGTAGTAAGGAGTTATATAGAAAATGGTATGGCATCATTACCCCAGCCGGTAAAGCTTTATTATAATATTACAGCTTACAGGCATGAGAATGTACAAAAAGGAAGGTATAGGGAATTTAACCAGTTTGGAGTTGAGGTATTTGGTGCATCGGGCCCTTCTGTAGACGTAGAAATAATAAGTATAGTTGATGTACTGTTTAAGAGGTTGGGCTTGAAAGGTATTGAACTTGATATTAACAGTATAGGATGTCCAGGTTGCCGAAGAGAGTATAACCTAAAATTAAAAGAATTTTTAAAGCCTTTATTAGGAAAACTTTGCAATAACTGTATCGAACGCTTTGAAAGAAATCCTTTAAGGATACTGGATTGTAAGGAAGAAAAATGCAAACAATATGTTAAGGATGCCCCTGCATTGTTGGACAATCTGTGTGGTGAATGTAAGGCGCATTTTGAAGGCTTGAGAGCCGGCCTTGATAACCTGGAGATAAATTACAATATTAACAAGAATATAGTAAGGGGCTTGGATTATTATACTAGGACAGTTTTTGAATTTGTATCTTCTAATGTGGGTACCCAGGGCACTATATGCGGAGGCGGCAGGTATGATGGGCTTGTTGAGCTGTTCGGTGGCCCAAAGACTCCCGGAATAGGATTTGCACTGGGAGTAGAAAGGCTTCTTATGGAAATGGAAAGCCAGGGAATTGAAATTGCGAAGCCGGAGGGTATTGATATATATATTGCACCAATTGGAGATACTGCCGATAGGTATGCCGAAAAGCTTGTATATCAGCTGCGAAGTGTAGGAGTCAATGCAGAAAAGGATGTTATGGGAAGAAGTCTTAAAGCCCAGATGAAATATGCAGATAAGCTTGGAGCTACTTATACAGTGGTAATAGGAGATAATGAAATTGAGAGCAATAGGGCGGTACTGAAGAACATGAAAACCGGAGAGCAAAAGGATGTAAGCCTGGATTCAATATTGAATAGATTGAAAAATAAATAA
- the aspS gene encoding aspartate--tRNA ligase, which translates to MEESIYGMKRTHMCNDLRLKDVGQKVTVMGWVHKRRDLGGVIFIDLRDRSGILQVVFHLGDNGEIFKKAESLRSEYVVAVTGEVVKRDPETVNPKIDTGEIEVKARELRVLSTAETPPLYIEEDLDANELIRLKYRYLDLRRPDMQRNIILRHRVAKLARDYYDSKGFLEIETPMLTKSTPEGARDYLVPSRVHPGKFFALPQSPQLFKQLLMVSGFDRYYQIVKCFRDEDLRADRQPEFTQIDVEMSFVNVEDVIEVNEGFVKKAFKEILGIEFNEPFTRMSYQEAMDRFGSDKPDIRFGLELVNISDIVENSGFKVFSDAVKNGGSVRVINAKGCGTKFSRREIDSLVDFVKDNKAKGMTWIVVEENELKSAITKFLTEEEIKAILGRVKAEPGDLICFVADKNEEIVYNALGQLRLELARKLDLINKNEYKFLWVTEFPLLEFDEEEKRWTARHHPFTSPMDEDIQYLETDPGKVRAKAYDLVLNGVELGGGSIRIHTQELQAKMFKLLGFSREQAQERFGFLLEAFKYGTPPHGGMAFGFDRLIMLMAGRNSIRDVIAFPKIQNASCPLTNAPSEVEEKQLRELHIRTTV; encoded by the coding sequence ATGGAAGAATCAATCTATGGCATGAAAAGGACCCATATGTGCAATGATTTAAGATTAAAGGATGTAGGTCAAAAAGTTACAGTTATGGGCTGGGTGCACAAGAGAAGAGACCTGGGGGGTGTTATATTTATTGATTTGCGTGATAGATCGGGTATACTCCAGGTTGTGTTCCACTTAGGTGACAATGGGGAAATATTTAAAAAAGCAGAAAGTTTAAGAAGTGAATATGTAGTAGCAGTAACGGGAGAAGTTGTTAAAAGGGATCCTGAAACCGTAAATCCCAAGATAGATACGGGGGAAATTGAGGTGAAAGCAAGAGAACTGAGAGTTTTAAGTACTGCGGAAACACCTCCTTTATATATTGAAGAAGATTTAGATGCTAATGAGCTAATAAGGCTCAAGTATAGGTATCTTGATTTAAGAAGACCTGATATGCAAAGAAACATTATATTAAGGCATAGAGTTGCCAAGCTTGCCAGAGACTATTATGATTCCAAGGGTTTCCTGGAAATTGAGACACCTATGCTTACCAAGAGTACCCCTGAAGGGGCAAGAGATTATCTTGTGCCCAGTAGGGTCCATCCCGGAAAGTTTTTTGCCCTGCCTCAGTCACCCCAGCTTTTTAAACAGCTTCTTATGGTGTCCGGATTTGATAGATACTATCAAATAGTAAAATGTTTCAGAGATGAAGATTTGAGAGCTGACAGGCAGCCTGAATTTACCCAGATTGATGTTGAGATGTCCTTTGTTAATGTCGAGGATGTAATCGAGGTAAACGAAGGTTTTGTGAAAAAAGCTTTTAAAGAAATCCTTGGAATAGAGTTTAACGAACCTTTTACCAGGATGTCCTATCAGGAGGCCATGGACAGGTTTGGTTCAGATAAGCCGGATATTAGGTTTGGCCTTGAGCTTGTCAACATATCCGATATTGTAGAAAATAGTGGTTTCAAGGTGTTTTCCGATGCAGTGAAAAATGGGGGAAGTGTAAGGGTTATTAACGCGAAAGGTTGTGGAACCAAGTTCAGCAGGCGGGAAATAGACAGCCTTGTTGATTTTGTAAAGGACAATAAGGCAAAAGGTATGACCTGGATTGTTGTGGAAGAAAATGAGCTTAAGTCTGCCATTACCAAATTCCTTACAGAAGAAGAAATTAAGGCAATACTCGGAAGGGTGAAAGCTGAGCCGGGAGATCTAATATGTTTTGTTGCCGATAAAAATGAAGAAATAGTATATAACGCCCTTGGCCAATTAAGGTTGGAGTTGGCAAGAAAGCTTGACCTGATAAATAAAAATGAATATAAGTTTTTGTGGGTTACAGAGTTTCCACTTCTTGAGTTCGACGAGGAAGAAAAGCGTTGGACAGCTAGACACCATCCTTTTACCTCTCCAATGGATGAAGATATACAATACCTGGAAACTGATCCGGGAAAGGTAAGGGCAAAGGCCTATGATCTTGTACTTAATGGAGTTGAGCTTGGAGGCGGAAGTATAAGGATACACACCCAGGAGCTCCAGGCAAAAATGTTTAAATTGTTGGGGTTTAGCCGGGAACAAGCACAGGAAAGGTTTGGCTTCCTTTTAGAAGCGTTTAAATACGGGACACCTCCCCATGGAGGTATGGCCTTTGGCTTTGACAGGCTAATTATGCTCATGGCCGGAAGAAACTCCATAAGGGATGTAATTGCGTTCCCGAAAATTCAAAATGCTTCATGTCCCCTGACAAACGCACCAAGTGAGGTAGAAGAGAAACAGCTAAGGGAGCTACATATCAGGACTACAGTGTAA